A portion of the Natronococcus sp. AD-5 genome contains these proteins:
- a CDS encoding BsuPI-related putative proteinase inhibitor: protein MTLEGRLEATVSSGAPGPDTVAFAFVVANTGSEPVELRFSDACKAEFVVEDEGREVWRFTDGRMFAQMISSERIAPGEEATYEAEWENPQPGEYTAAAELRAQEGVCEARTDVSVPS, encoded by the coding sequence ATGACGCTCGAAGGACGACTCGAGGCGACTGTCTCGTCGGGCGCGCCGGGACCCGATACGGTGGCGTTCGCGTTCGTCGTCGCCAACACCGGATCCGAACCGGTCGAACTGCGGTTCTCGGACGCTTGCAAGGCGGAGTTCGTCGTCGAAGACGAGGGGCGGGAGGTCTGGCGCTTTACCGACGGGCGGATGTTCGCCCAGATGATCAGCTCCGAACGGATCGCCCCCGGCGAGGAGGCGACGTACGAGGCCGAGTGGGAGAACCCGCAGCCGGGCGAGTACACCGCCGCGGCCGAGTTGCGAGCGCAGGAGGGGGTCTGCGAGGCCCGGACCGACGTCTCCGTCCCCTCGTGA